The sequence below is a genomic window from Bombus fervidus isolate BK054 chromosome 2, iyBomFerv1, whole genome shotgun sequence.
AAACCATCTGTTACACTTGATGTCTTACtagttttcatatattttttcatagttTTTGTTATCGTACGAGTTGTGAATTGCGAAGAACTATCATAATCTGGCACTATAGGATCCTTAAATTCAGGATGtgttattttatctttaactGGATTTTTTGATATGTTTACACCTGAGGATGTCACTGCTGGTGGTGGCATAGGATTTGCTAAAGTTTGCCTTCTACTACTCACTGTAGTCTTCTTCTTTTTGCTAGTCGTTGTACTTGTGTCATCATCTGTATCCTCACTGCTGTacctaaaattttattacaaaactcATAAGCTTAACCATTATCTCAAATAATGCATAACCATATAAGAATGCATGAACCTTTCATTGGAAGAATAATTGAGTGAAGGTAAACAAAGGAATTACAAGTTGAAAATATTCCATGTTTACTGACATTATTGCATTACGACATTTAAATCAaagacaataaaaaaatttaatgaaacaaatGATTTAAAGAAACATTAAGATATTGCAAAGatactaaataataatagtaaatggTAAATAATTGCAAGAATACAATAAACTAAAAGTACCTGGCAGCCAATGAATGTCGTGACCCTGTGCCGCCTCGAGTTTCCATGAGATTTTTTAGCTTCTTTAAGAGAATCTTTCTAGTGGTTTGTGTTACCGGGCCCACTGGATACCCGTACTCCATCAGTTTGCTACGCAATTCCGCATCACTCAGGGCATCCACCGACATTTTGTTTACAGTCAAAAAGCGGCTTTTCTCAAATGAATCCGGTAGAAAATGTTGCCTCGTGCGCGAAGTTTTTGCTAGCTACTTCTATGAAGCGTAGTGACGAGTTTTGTCCAAAGGCAGTCGTGCAATTGGAAAATTCACACTATCACGAAACCACACGTGTCCCACTTCTCAGGATATCATGAATGTTTCACCATGATACCaaaaaatgttagaaaatgATTTTAGTTACAACTAAAAAATGGCGCAATTTTCTAACGGTCGTGATCACGCGCATACTCGTTCAACACCATTTCACGCTACTCAACCCTGTCATCCATAGTCATAGAATAAAGTTTATCAAGATAACCTCACTCGAAACTCACGGTTtggtataattttttttattcaaatttctctcgttgaaaatcaatttaacgttaaagcTGTTTCTTTCTGcaatttattgtataattattttaaataataatgtaatgatTGAGTTTTCTATTCATATGATCAATGGacaaaatattggaaatttattaattcagcaaaatttttcaatgatttacATACATCATTAATTTGTGATTTTTGGAACAGCATATTTCGAAATGTCAATGCTCATACACTAATTATAGAACGCACATGTAATCGCGAATTACGCATAGTCTTTATTatgacaaaagaaaaataatactataaataaatattaattgatgTTTATGGAATGTCGTACTTTTAGAAATGTAACCAGAGAAGTGAAACTTAAATAgggatttttatttcacctacTAAATTTGTGGTCAGTGGGTGAAAGAGTAAAATCGGAATCATTAGTTTTGCAAAAGTACActtaaaatatctaaagtgCGATGTAAGATCAACTGTTGGATTTTGGATATATTATTAGAACCATATTATCAACTGTATTATTAGGACCGCAAGCAAAAGAAAACAATGTAGAATATATAAGTGTATTCTACATTGACAAAAATTTGACTTATACTTTTTTGTGAGAAATATAACAAGTATTTTCTGTGggtatttcgtatatttttgtatctttaatatattattttatttaattcgtcATCTAAGTTAGAATTCAAGTTTGGATCTTCAATGATTCATGTGCACatgcattaattttattatatttcttaaatagttacaaaattacaaaaattattattgaaaatatacatcATAATTGTATTTCGtgattttagttttatttctaGCGAAAATGGAAAGTCTAGCTTGAGTCACCAGAAAAACACATGGTACGAAAtacttgtaaattataaatattttttcaaaggaTAATTAGTATATTACTTTATCACTTAATATCGTAGTAAATACAAACCATTTTTTACATGAGTATAATCGGGAAAACCTTCAATACGGCCAAGAGCTATAACAACTGGGCTCTGATCATAGATGTATTTATGAGAAACTTCCCTTATTTTATCTGCCGTTACTTTCtgtaatataaagatattattctgcaataaaaatataaattgcttGGTACAATGTGTTCTACCTCGTATTCCACAACCCTATGTTCAACAGGTTCATAACATCCATGTCTATACACATTTTCAACAATGTCAAAGAAACGATTTACTGGATCATTTAGTATTAGTAAATCTTTTGTAATGCATTGATGAACAGCTCGAGATACTTCTTTCTGGGTTATCGTTGTGCATAATTTCATCCATTCTTTTTGTAATGCACGAACCATATACtatataaatgttacaaatatataaattgttaaagataaagcttttttttctcaatattTAGGATATACCAAAAGAGTTGAATAGTCACAAACGAAATAACAGCCCCAAATACTAGTACTCTGTGCCCAATGATGAAAAAAGgatttatacatataacataaGTCTGTATTGTATGCATAGTGAGCAATAAATGGTGCATTATGATTTGCTCCacctaaaaatattattatgaatattacatattaaactGTACAATAGTTAAATATAGATTATTAACTTACCATCTGACTTGTCCCAAGAACCTACAATTTCTTTAGCTACAGTAAGGGCAGTGCAATCTTCACGTTCTCTATAACTTGATCCTTCAAATCCTATTGCTGCATATCCCATTTCATTATCATCATCTCTTAATCGCATTTCAGCAGCTAAATTGcacatgaaatatttatacaaaaacatAATGAAGTAATCAGAGAGAGTAGTAAAGTTTTTTTTTACCTGTGAACCGATATTCAATTGGATCTTTACAAAATCGTTGTTTGTTAGAAACTCCAAATGATGATTTATAATCCTCAATATTACATCCAAAATGTTTACAAACAATTCTTTGTAATTCTTTTAGATAAATAGATCCAGTGCAGACCATCGTCATATTACATGTTTGAAATAAACGAttacgaaaattaattaaattttttgtagaaaattttctacaaatgtAACATTATGattaatgattaaaaatatatgtaacatttattacgtaacttttataattaaatattgtttttgaattttcatacttACCTTACTATGTTAGTTGCAGGGTATACACTAATACCAAGAGCAGTATCCTGATATGCAATAGTTGGTAAATAAtccattataattttttctctaTCTGATTCCATCTCAGAaagtttttctaaaattacaattttttcttgTGTAACATCTTTATCACCTAAAATATCAAGAtataacatattattatatattttataaagttcTTCCTTTTATACGTTACTAACTTACATATTACTCCATCCAAAATTACATTCGCAAATAACTGAATGAGTTTGTCTATTTTACATGAAAGCACTGTtccataaaaaagaaatatatctcTCATAGCAAGAGCTGTAACTTTTCCACCAATTTCTTCTATCATGcattctatttcttctttgttacTGCATTTTGTCCTCTGTGTTGAGTAtaggaatttaatattaattttaataaattttataatatttttttacttactctgaaaaataaatgttctaGAAATATAGCACTACCACGTTCTTCCAGTGTTTCATACATTGCACCAGCTGGAATGAAACATCCTATGGTGGTAGTgaaagattttttatattcacaTATAAGACGCATGCCATTATTCAAATAACAAGATTCTGTTGAGTTTTCTATATCAAAATGTGTATTTAAAGCTTTAGACATTTTTCTAGAAATGCCTTTAAAGTCCTGtgtcttataacgtttacttgaaatagaaacaaactccttaaaaatgaatttgacATAGCATTATCTttgtcaatatttataaatgactTAAAAAAGTTAATGTAACACATactctttttatatatttatacatagtaCTGTCTTGAATctggaataaatatttttaaaatgctattatttttatttcaaattgtcCATGCAAAACAATTCAAGCCATTATATTAAACAGAAACTGCAGTTTTACACACATAACAATtgaagatatatataaatatcttgttttttttactgttctttataatttataagaaaacagataatttataaatttgatgaaatagaaattttattacatgcaATGACATCGTTAacaatatgaaaaagaaatggaatgaTGTTctacaatataaaaatcaataacACAACAGTTTTTTGTATATGGCTCTAATGCTtacataatttcaaatataaaataatataacatacatatataaaataataacaagaaatgtatgttttataaatgatgatcaatattcaaaattttgattatgttcataaataattgttaatgaaTCAATTTGTACACATGTACATACGAGAATTACTTaatcaacaattttttcaaatattaccaTCACATACCTGTAgtttataacttttatttatttttttgtaataaataatctttataataaaaaatcgttttctcaatagtttttaaatatcctAAATATATgatctttttaaattgaacaaaCTCGATGtatgaatttaaaaagatgTAGTAAAGTAAAAACTTATTTGGTTTCTACCATTTGTTCTTTTGCATTATCAGTACGGCACATAACTCTCtctcgctttctctctctctttctctctctctctctctctctctctctcgttgaataatgtatttaaaatacttcATACATATATAGTGCCTTCAtttgataatgaaatttcattaccaTCAACGCAAAGCAATGTATCCGATTTGTTACATTAAAGATAGAAAATGCAATAATATTAGATTGcacacaaatatttatatacaatataatggAATCGTAACACATGcgcgaataaatatattgaacaCACATGGAggttgtaaaattaaaatgtaaacttGAAACACTATTCTATGTTCCGCATCATAGAATTTAcgtttattattgaaattaatgaaaaataaaaaattgtttatactCCTAATTCTTAcgattatattcatttttgcGGAAAATAGATTTATACAACAATAAAAGTATCATGTTATCAAAGCCTCCAGAATGACCCTGTACTTCTCAAATGCTTGTGTGTGTTTCATCAAAAGAGGTAACTATTTTAACGTTCGGTCTTTGTGTCTTAAAAGTTTCAACACCTTGTCTTGTAACAGATGTGCCACTTACATCCAGGTGTTCGAGACTCGATGCATTTAAAGCTAAATGTACGAGACTTGAGTTTGTAACATGTGGATAATTTCtggaatacataaaaaattatcatttattactGTTAAAATTTGAATCAGAAGTTTTCTAATCTAATAGTACCTAACAACCAATGTTTTTAAATGaggattattaaatattcgtttgtCTCCTTCTACAACTATAACTTCTTCTATCAAATTATTGATTATACGATCACAAGTATCACTTCCAAGAGCACAAATTGCTCTGTCTGTTATTAGACATCGTCCAAACATATAATTTTCCCAACGAAATCCATCTTCGACCAGGAACTAAAAGCGGAAAAAAGTGCAAATTATAAcaattgtatatatgtaatttaattctattacttTTTGCACATTGTCATTATACCTACTTGTGCAAGATTTCTATCTTCATATACAGGAGGTTGATTCAAAGGTTCTCTCTGTAAAGGTCGAGATTCTGAATCGGGCGATTCCGTGTTTCTTAAACTAGAAGGACATTCTAGATAAAGATGTGTCAAAGTTTTAGTACAACTAAAACATCCAACTTCACTATCACCAAGTGCTGTATCTCGCAAATCAAGAATCtgaaatatataatcaattaatcatttaatttattgatttattaaacattaataataacaatacatAAGATTATTTACTTCTAATGTTTTGAATCCAAATCTTGTAGCTAAGCTAGTGTAAGCAACGCATTCCCCTAAGCGATGACACGAGTTTAACCTTAATTCCTTCAACTTTGGCATCTTACTAATGACCAACAATGAATGTGGAGTAAACCATTCgcaattacttaaaattaaacactgaaaaatatgtaaatattataaaacgaataataatcAATTGTGTACAAATTAGTAAGAGTTCAAACAATGTAAAGCaggaaaaaataacaaaaataatacacaaaattatatgtaatccATACTTGTGTTTGTATTGTTAGAATATTGATACCTAGGATAGAAGATTAGACTGATAGTTAGAATAGAAGATTATGAagagttatttaaaaattaattcatcaAAACAATTAGTAAGTAAaagaatttctcaattttcaattaatataagCAGTTATTTTGTAACTTATAGTTAttcatttgtaataaaaatctatACAACAAAAGTAATTAAGTACATAAATGCTAAACAGTTTTCGAAAATACGTGCAATTGAAAAGTGAGATTCTTACTGTTAAATTAGGCATATGGAAattcattttgaaaaaatatgatttattattacgCAAATGTTCCATTTTGCAGCCTTCTAATGAAAGTTTTTCTATGGTACTTGGAAAATCTGTAATTTGAATCTGTAAATAgagaaaatatgtaatttacaaaagaattttttaatttcatctgccaagataaataataaaaat
It includes:
- the LOC139998158 gene encoding uncharacterized protein isoform X3, with translation MQEELEPLEDQVFPIHNRSICYMCKKKMKMKRSRSLSPKASSSEEDMKRIKFEENEKTNDIIIHPHILDFSDDVLLNIFKYLNPKDLMAISLSCQRLAQVAQDKTLWRRVDFRATPILLNDLKEYIKFLQPITTSLAMRGDLYCENDAELSPYFLNSVNATCTQLKELIIEEYCINADKIQITDFPSTIEKLSLEGCKMEHLRNNKSYFFKMNFHMPNLTCLILSNCEWFTPHSLLVISKMPKLKELRLNSCHRLGECVAYTSLATRFGFKTLEILDLRDTALGDSEVGCFSCTKTLTHLYLECPSSLRNTESPDSESRPLQREPLNQPPVYEDRNLAQFLVEDGFRWENYMFGRCLITDRAICALGSDTCDRIINNLIEEVIVVEGDKRIFNNPHLKTLVVRNYPHVTNSSLVHLALNASSLEHLDVSGTSVTRQGVETFKTQRPNVKIVTSFDETHTSI
- the LOC139998157 gene encoding mitochondrial-processing peptidase subunit beta isoform X2 — protein: MYKYIKREFVSISSKRYKTQDFKGISRKMSKALNTHFDIENSTESCYLNNGMRLICEYKKSFTTTIGCFIPAGAMYETLEERGSAIFLEHLFFRRTKCSNKEEIECMIEEIGGKVTALAMRDIFLFYGTVLSCKIDKLIQLFANVILDGVICDKDVTQEKIVILEKLSEMESDREKIIMDYLPTIAYQDTALGISVYPATNIVRKFSTKNLINFRNRLFQTCNMTMVCTGSIYLKELQRIVCKHFGCNIEDYKSSFGVSNKQRFCKDPIEYRFTAAEMRLRDDDNEMGYAAIGFEGSSYREREDCTALTVAKEIVGSWDKSDGGANHNAPFIAHYAYNTDLCYMYKSFFHHWAQSTSIWGCYFVCDYSTLLYMVRALQKEWMKLCTTITQKEVSRAVHQCITKDLLILNDPVNRFFDIVENVYRHGCYEPVEHRVVEYEKVTADKIREVSHKYIYDQSPVVIALGRIEGFPDYTHVKNGLYLLRY
- the LOC139998157 gene encoding mitochondrial-processing peptidase subunit beta isoform X1, which gives rise to MYKYIKREFVSISSKRYKTQDFKGISRKMSKALNTHFDIENSTESCYLNNGMRLICEYKKSFTTTIGCFIPAGAMYETLEERGSAIFLEHLFFRRTKCSNKEEIECMIEEIGGKVTALAMRDIFLFYGTVLSCKIDKLIQLFANVILDGVICDKDVTQEKIVILEKLSEMESDREKIIMDYLPTIAYQDTALGISVYPATNIVRKFSTKNLINFRNRLFQTCNMTMVCTGSIYLKELQRIVCKHFGCNIEDYKSSFGVSNKQRFCKDPIEYRFTAAEMRLRDDDNEMGYAAIGFEGSSYREREDCTALTVAKEIVGSWDKSDGGANHNAPFIAHYAYNTDLCYMYKSFFHHWAQSTSIWGCYFVCDYSTLLYMVRALQKEWMKLCTTITQKEVSRAVHQCITKDLLILNDPVNRFFDIVENVYRHGCYEPVEHRVVEYENNIFILQKVTADKIREVSHKYIYDQSPVVIALGRIEGFPDYTHVKNGLYLLRY
- the LOC139998158 gene encoding uncharacterized protein isoform X1, which gives rise to MKMKRSRSLSPKASSSEEDMKRIKFEENEKTNDIIIHPHILDFSDDVLLNIFKYLNPKDLMAISLSCQRLAQVAQDKTLWRRVDFRATPILLNDLKEYIKFLQPITTSLAMRGDLYCENDAELSPYFLNSVNATCTQLKELIIEEYCINADKIQITDFPSTIEKLSLEGCKMEHLRNNKSYFFKMNFHMPNLTCLILSNCEWFTPHSLLVISKMPKLKELRLNSCHRLGECVAYTSLATRFGFKTLEILDLRDTALGDSEVGCFSCTKTLTHLYLECPSSLRNTESPDSESRPLQREPLNQPPVYEDRNLAQFLVEDGFRWENYMFGRCLITDRAICALGSDTCDRIINNLIEEVIVVEGDKRIFNNPHLKTLVVRNYPHVTNSSLVHLALNASSLEHLDVSGTSVTRQGVETFKTQRPNVKIVTSFDETHTSI
- the LOC139998158 gene encoding F-box/LRR-repeat protein 12 isoform X2 gives rise to the protein MQEELEPLEDQVFPIHNRSICYMCKKKMKMKRSRSLSPKASSSEEDMKRIKFEENEKTNDIIIHPHILDFSDDVLLNIFKYLNPKDLMAISLSCQRLAQVAQDKTLWRRVDFRATPILLNDLKEYIKFLQPITTSLAMRGDLYCENDAELSPYFLNSVNATCTQLKELIIEEYCINADKIQITDFPSTIEKLSLEGCKMEHLRNNKSYFFKMNFHMPNLTCLILSNCEWFTPHSLLVISKMPKLKELRLNSCHRLGECVAYTSLATRFGFKTLEILDLRDTALGDSEVGCFSCTKTLTHLYLECPSSLRNTESPDSESRPLQREPLNQPPVYEDRNLAQKLSTCYKLKSRTFSFKCIESRTPGCKWHICYKTRC